A single region of the Kineosporiaceae bacterium SCSIO 59966 genome encodes:
- a CDS encoding rhodanese-like domain-containing protein: protein MREVDLETFAQAHADGGLVIDVREPMEYVQGHVPGARLIPMGHLPSQIDELPTDRPVYVICATGNRSLAMTSYLIRAGIDAWSVAGGTSRWQGSGRPVVAGRHANAA from the coding sequence ATGCGCGAGGTCGACCTCGAGACGTTCGCCCAGGCCCACGCCGACGGGGGCCTGGTGATCGACGTCCGCGAACCGATGGAGTACGTCCAGGGCCACGTGCCCGGGGCCCGTCTCATCCCGATGGGCCACCTGCCCTCACAGATCGACGAGCTGCCGACCGACCGCCCGGTCTACGTCATCTGCGCGACCGGCAACCGCAGCCTGGCCATGACCTCGTACCTCATCCGGGCCGGTATCGACGCCTGGTCCGTCGCCGGGGGGACCAGCCGGTGGCAGGGCAGCGGCCGGCCGGTGGTCGCCGGACGGCACGCCAACGCCGCCTGA
- a CDS encoding MBL fold metallo-hydrolase, which yields MTSATIIPIETPSLGDRSYLVHDGRVALVVDPQRDIDRVLDLAREAGVTVTDVFETHLHNDYVTGGLALARATGATYHVNAEDDVAYERHPVRDGDVIEVGEDMRVRVIATPGHTFTHLSYALEVDGRAVGAFTGGSLLFGATGRPDLLGPEHTDVLVRHQHASAHRLAGELPDEAGVFPTHGFGSFCSAGQSEAVASTIGQEKRTNPALTQDEQAYVEELLAGLDAWPAYYAHMGPANAAGPGAPDLSAPRPVDADELRGRLERGEWVVDLRTRTAFAAGHVAGTLNFGLDGQFATYLGWLIPWGTPLTLLGESEEQVAEARRELVRIGIDELQGAATGTPQEWAGGRELASYPLATFADLARVRHHRPVTVLDVRREPEFTEAHIDGALNIPVHELLDRVGEVPAGEIWVHCAGGYRASVAASFLTAAGRTVTSVDDSFDQAQRTGLPVVRADATRAA from the coding sequence ATGACCTCCGCCACGATCATCCCCATCGAGACGCCGAGCCTCGGCGACCGCAGCTACCTCGTGCACGACGGCCGCGTCGCGCTCGTCGTCGACCCGCAGCGCGACATCGACCGCGTGCTCGACCTGGCCCGCGAGGCCGGCGTCACCGTGACCGACGTGTTCGAGACCCACCTCCACAACGACTACGTCACCGGAGGGCTGGCACTGGCCCGGGCGACGGGTGCCACGTACCACGTCAACGCCGAGGACGACGTCGCCTACGAGCGGCACCCGGTCCGTGACGGCGACGTCATCGAGGTTGGCGAGGACATGCGCGTCCGGGTCATCGCCACCCCCGGCCACACCTTCACCCACCTGTCCTACGCCCTCGAGGTCGACGGCCGGGCGGTCGGGGCGTTCACCGGCGGCTCCCTGCTGTTCGGCGCCACGGGCCGCCCCGACCTGCTCGGGCCCGAGCACACCGACGTCCTGGTGCGGCACCAGCACGCCTCGGCCCACCGGCTCGCCGGCGAGCTGCCCGACGAGGCCGGCGTCTTCCCCACGCACGGCTTCGGCTCGTTCTGCTCGGCCGGCCAGTCCGAGGCGGTCGCCTCGACCATCGGACAGGAGAAGCGCACCAACCCGGCGCTCACCCAGGACGAGCAGGCGTACGTCGAGGAGCTGCTCGCCGGCCTGGACGCCTGGCCGGCCTACTACGCGCACATGGGGCCGGCGAACGCTGCCGGGCCCGGGGCCCCCGACCTGTCGGCCCCGAGGCCGGTCGACGCCGACGAGCTGCGGGGCCGCCTCGAGCGCGGCGAGTGGGTCGTCGACCTGCGCACCCGCACCGCCTTCGCGGCCGGGCACGTGGCCGGGACCCTGAACTTCGGCCTCGACGGCCAGTTCGCGACCTACCTCGGCTGGCTCATCCCGTGGGGGACGCCGCTGACCCTGCTCGGCGAGTCCGAGGAGCAGGTCGCCGAGGCCCGGCGCGAGCTCGTCCGGATCGGGATCGACGAGCTGCAGGGGGCGGCCACGGGCACCCCGCAGGAGTGGGCCGGTGGCCGCGAGCTGGCCAGCTACCCGCTCGCCACCTTCGCCGACCTCGCCCGGGTGCGCCACCACCGACCGGTTACCGTGCTCGACGTCCGGCGCGAGCCCGAGTTCACCGAGGCGCACATCGACGGCGCGCTGAACATCCCGGTCCACGAGCTCCTCGACCGGGTCGGCGAGGTGCCGGCCGGGGAGATCTGGGTCCACTGCGCCGGTGGCTACCGGGCATCGGTGGCCGCGTCCTTCCTCACCGCGGCCGGTCGCACGGTCACCTCGGTGGACGACTCGTTCGACCAGGCGCAGCGCACCGGCCTGCCCGTCGTCCGGGCAGACGCCACCCGGGCCGCCTGA
- a CDS encoding OsmC family protein: protein MAVRPLGGDRYAIDIRGHEVVVDQPAALGGGDTAPTPTELFLAGLASCVAFYTGRFCDRHGIDRDGLAVHLDWELATDRPARVGTVRVRVTPPVALPADRRDRFAAVAGGCTVHHTLEHPPEIELSVVEVAPTDP, encoded by the coding sequence ATGGCCGTCCGCCCGCTGGGCGGGGACAGGTACGCGATCGACATCCGGGGCCACGAGGTGGTCGTCGACCAGCCAGCGGCGCTCGGGGGCGGGGACACCGCGCCCACGCCGACCGAGCTGTTCCTCGCCGGCCTCGCCTCCTGCGTCGCCTTCTACACGGGCCGCTTCTGCGACCGGCACGGCATCGACCGGGACGGTCTCGCCGTCCACCTCGACTGGGAGCTGGCCACCGACCGGCCGGCCCGGGTCGGGACCGTCCGGGTCCGTGTCACGCCACCGGTCGCGCTCCCGGCGGACCGGCGGGACCGCTTCGCCGCGGTGGCCGGCGGCTGCACCGTGCACCACACCCTGGAGCACCCTCCGGAGATCGAGCTGTCGGTGGTCGAGGTGGCGCCGACAGACCCCTGA
- a CDS encoding TusE/DsrC/DsvC family sulfur relay protein codes for MPVTTIAGHDVHVDDEGFLTSPQEWSPELARTLAQNIGIELTDEHMKVIEFLRKDYAQTGETATIRRVQTVGGFPTKQLFQLFPKKPAKKMAYIAGLPKPHGCV; via the coding sequence ATGCCTGTCACCACAATCGCCGGCCACGACGTGCACGTCGACGACGAGGGCTTCCTCACCTCTCCGCAGGAGTGGAGCCCCGAGCTGGCCCGCACCCTCGCCCAGAACATCGGCATCGAGCTCACCGACGAGCACATGAAGGTCATCGAGTTCCTGCGCAAGGACTACGCGCAGACGGGGGAGACGGCGACCATCCGCCGCGTCCAGACGGTCGGCGGGTTCCCCACCAAGCAGCTGTTCCAGCTCTTCCCGAAGAAGCCGGCGAAGAAGATGGCCTACATCGCCGGACTCCCCAAGCCGCACGGCTGCGTCTGA
- a CDS encoding NAD(P)/FAD-dependent oxidoreductase produces MRRLVVLGAGTAGTMVVNKLRKRLGEQWSITVVEQSEVHYYQPGYLFLPFGTYEPEQVLKPTRKFIPEGVDFVRGEIDRVLPEEDVVVLADGRRVPYDYLVVATGTSPRPDQTPGMLDGGQWHRSVHEFYSFDGAMALREALRGFTGGRLVVHVTEMPIKCPVAPLEFVFLADSYLRRRGIRDQVELVYATPLPGAFTKPIASEALGHLLEDKKILLESDFMIERVDADSRAIVSFDEREVPFDLLVTVPLNMGADYVARSGMGDELNYVPVDKHTLLSTTYDNVFALGDASNIPASKAGAVAHFAVEVFVENFVQHIAGHPMTHEFDGHANCFIESGDGKALLIDFNYDTEPLRGTFPLPKVGPMRLLEESRINHMGKLAFRHMYWNLLLPGHRLPVPTLMSMSGKIVENQES; encoded by the coding sequence ATGAGGCGTCTGGTCGTCCTAGGTGCTGGTACCGCCGGCACGATGGTCGTGAACAAGCTCCGCAAGCGGCTCGGTGAGCAGTGGAGCATCACCGTCGTCGAGCAGAGCGAGGTGCACTACTACCAACCGGGGTACCTGTTCCTGCCGTTCGGCACCTACGAGCCCGAGCAGGTTCTCAAGCCCACCCGGAAGTTCATCCCCGAGGGCGTCGACTTCGTCCGCGGCGAGATCGACCGCGTGCTGCCCGAGGAGGACGTCGTGGTCCTCGCCGACGGCCGCCGGGTGCCGTACGACTACCTCGTCGTCGCCACCGGCACGAGCCCGCGACCCGACCAGACCCCGGGGATGCTCGACGGCGGGCAGTGGCACCGCAGCGTGCACGAGTTCTACAGCTTCGACGGCGCGATGGCCCTGCGCGAGGCGCTGCGGGGCTTCACCGGTGGCCGGCTCGTCGTCCACGTCACCGAGATGCCGATCAAGTGCCCGGTGGCGCCGCTGGAGTTCGTCTTCCTGGCGGACTCCTACCTGCGCCGGCGAGGGATCCGCGACCAGGTCGAGCTCGTCTACGCGACCCCGCTGCCCGGCGCGTTCACCAAGCCGATCGCCAGCGAGGCGCTGGGCCACCTCCTGGAGGACAAGAAGATCCTCCTCGAGAGCGACTTCATGATCGAGCGCGTCGACGCGGACAGCAGGGCGATCGTCTCGTTCGACGAGCGGGAGGTGCCCTTCGACCTCCTCGTCACCGTGCCGCTCAACATGGGCGCCGACTACGTGGCCCGCTCCGGCATGGGGGACGAGCTCAACTACGTGCCGGTCGACAAGCACACCCTGTTGTCGACCACCTACGACAACGTGTTCGCCCTCGGCGACGCGTCGAACATCCCCGCCTCCAAGGCCGGTGCAGTCGCGCACTTCGCCGTCGAGGTGTTCGTGGAGAACTTCGTCCAGCACATCGCCGGGCACCCGATGACGCACGAGTTCGACGGCCACGCGAACTGCTTCATCGAGTCCGGCGACGGCAAGGCGCTGCTCATCGACTTCAACTACGACACCGAGCCGCTGCGTGGGACGTTCCCGCTGCCGAAGGTGGGCCCGATGCGGCTGCTCGAGGAGAGCCGCATCAACCACATGGGCAAGCTCGCGTTCCGGCACATGTACTGGAACCTGCTGCTGCCCGGTCACCGCCTGCCGGTGCCCACCCTCATGTCCATGTCGGGCAAGATCGTCGAGAACCAGGAGTCCTGA